TGCGGAGTGGCATAGCGGCACACCCATGAACGAAGCCCCCGCGCTCAGCATACTGATTAACCAGCGCTTGCCGCGCACACTTGCCGCATTCATTACGGGCTGCGGACTCTCCCTTGCGGGGTGCGCGTTTCAAGCGCTGCTGCGCAATCCGCTTGCCACGCCGTATACCCTGGGCATCGACAGCTTCGGCGCGTTGGGCGCGTGGAGCGCCACCATCGCCTTGCAGGCCATCGCAGCCGCGGGCGCCGCATCAGCGTGGCCCGGCGCGCGCCTGCTTTCCGACACGGTAGTCTCTTTCGATGTGTTGGGCTTCTCTCTTGTGCAGGTGTCCGCGTTCGCGTTTGCCGCGGTGGATATGTTGCTCATCTACGCGATGGCCACGCGCAGCACGCGCATGGCTCCTTCCGTGTTGCTGCTCGCCGGCGTAACGCTCGGACTACTCGCCAACTCAGGCATTCTGTTCATGCGTTACCTCGCGCAACCCGACCGTCTTGTGAACATGGACCGTTGGCTCATGGGCGGCGTCGACATCATCGGCTACGAACCGGTCATCGCGTTGGTCATTGGCGTCACGCCGTGCGTCATCGTGCTGTTGGCGCAAGCGGCAAAGTTCGATCAACTCAGCTTCGGCGAAGAACTCGCCTC
This genomic window from Candidatus Hydrogenedentota bacterium contains:
- a CDS encoding iron ABC transporter permease translates to MKSRLPHAVVVITILAACVVLFVASLAIGTERVSLTQALAEWHSGTPMNEAPALSILINQRLPRTLAAFITGCGLSLAGCAFQALLRNPLATPYTLGIDSFGALGAWSATIALQAIAAAGAASAWPGARLLSDTVVSFDVLGFSLVQVSAFAFAAVDMLLIYAMATRSTRMAPSVLLLAGVTLGLLANSGILFMRYLAQPDRLVNMDRWLMGGVDIIGYEPVIALVIGVTPCVIVLLAQAAKFDQLSFGEELASGRGVNVKRLQITTFLVCSLMTGIIVSKVGPIGFVGLIVPHAVRALTGSRHRVLMPMTLFAGGAFLCVCDIVSRKVMTGETPIGIITSLVGA